The sequence AGGTTGGTGAACACCGGGCCGGGCCGGAAGTCGAAGCGCGACGCGCTCTGGTCATAGACGTACGCACCGGTGATGTCGGCCGGCAGCAGGTCGGGCGTGAACTGCACCCGGCGGAAGTCGAGGTCGAGCACCTGGGCGAACGACCGCGCGACGAGCGTCTTGCCGAGGCCGGGGAGGTCCTCGAGCAGGACGTGTCCGCCGGCGAGCACGCCTGCGAGCACCGACTCGAGCGCGTCGTGCTTGCCGACGACCGCGCCCTCGACCTCGGCGACGACCGACGCGGCGAGCTCGCCCGCCTGCCGCGGCGTGACCGTCATGAGCCGGGAGTCCTGGCCGGCGGGATCCGTTCGATCGTCTCGACCCAGTCCCTGACCTGCTTGGCGCTCGGGCTGGTCGTCCGCGCCGTCGTGACGAGGGTCCACAGTTCTTCTCCCAGGATCTGTCGGGCCGCCTCGGGGCGGTCGTGACGGTCGACGCCGTGGTACCGGCGCAGCCGGTCGTCCGCCAGGTCGGTGAGCAGGGGGCGGACGCCGTACTCGAAGTGCCGGGCGTCGCTGGGCACGAAGTCGAGCATGCCGCTGAGATGGCCGATCCGGTTGAACGCGCCGCTGTACGGCCACGTGACCGCCGGTACACCCTCCGGTCGCGGCGGTGGCGGCGTGCGCCGTCTGAGTGCAGCCATCGCGCGCCAGCCGAGCGCGCCGACGACGCAGAGCACGAACACACCGGGCAGCCACACCGCGCGTACCGCGACCGCGGCATGGGCGAACGCCACCATCGCCGTGCCCACCACGGCCATGCCGATGACCGCCAGGACGTCGCGACGCATCATGTGCGCGCCCCGGCGCGGATCGCGAGCAGGTCGGCGCGTAGTTCACCGAGGGCGGAACGCGCCGCCTCCACCTCGCCCGCCGTGATGTCGTGCGGCGAGTAGCGCGCCTCGTGGTACAGCCCGAGCAGACCGTCGAGCGGATCGCGGCGGACGTGGTGCGCGGCGAGCACGCGTACGGCGAGATCCGACGCGGTCTCCTCGGGACGCCGAGCAACGTCGAGGTCGCGTGCGGCGTGCTCGAGACGCACCCAGCACTCCATGACCGCGCGCCGCGGGTCCGTCGCACCGAGCTCGGCGAGACCGGCATCGACGCCCTGGAGCAGGCGTTCGGCGCGTGCGGGGTCCGCGAGCACCTCGCCGCCGTCGAGCCTGACCTCCTCGTCGTCCCACCGCTGGCCCTTGACGTCGGTGCTCCGCCGGATGCCGAGCAGCAGCAGGACGAACCGCACCAGGAAGTACACGACCGGCGCCCCGACGGCGACGCACGCCACGACGAGGATCACGATCGACAGCGTGGGCCCGACGAGCGCGGGTGTCGTGTCGGGCGGTGACGTCACCGCGACGGACGCCGCCGTCTCCGTCGCCTGCACGAGCGGCAGCCGCGACGAGGTGACCGGTGATCCGCTGCTCGCGGCGAACGCCACGAGACCGACCAGTGCCGCGACGACGAGCGCCGCGAACGTGGCGCGCGCGTGCCGGCTGACGTTGCGGTAGGACACCGTCAGCGCTCCCCGGTCGCCGCGACGTGCTCGACGGCGCGGGCGAACACGGCATCGAACATCGGCTCGGTCAGGCGTCCGGTGAACGTGTTCTGCTGGCTGGGGTGGTAGGAACCGAGCAGTAGCCGGCGTTCCGGCGCCTCGACCTCGACGCCGTGGGCGAACGCCGCGCGCTTCGCGGGCAGCGGGTAACCGGCGCGGCGCAGCGCATGCCACGTGACCTGCCAGCCGAACGACCCCAGCGCGATCACCGCGCGGACGGTGGGCCTGCTCAGCTCGAGCTCGCGGACGAGCCACGGCTCGCACGTGTCGCGCTCCTCCGGCGTCGGCTTGTTGGCCGGCGGCGCGCAGTGCACGGGCGCGACGATGCGCGCGCCGAGCAGGCGGAGGCCGTCGGCGGCGTGGGTGCCGTGCGGCTGGTTGGCGAGGCCGGCACGGTGCATCGCCCGGAACAGCCACTCCCCACTGCGGTCACCGGTGAACATCCGACCGGTGCGGTTCGCGCCGTGCGCCGCGGGAGCCAGGCCCACGACGAGCACGGGTGCGTCCGGATCGCCGAGACCGGGCACCGGCCGGCCCCAGTACGTCTCGCCGGCGTACGCCCTGCGGCGCTCGCTCGCCACGCGTTCGCGCCACTCCACCAGTCGCGGGCAGGCCCGGCACGAGCACAGCGTCGCGTCGAGCTCGGCGACGCTGCCGGCCACCGCGGCCAGGCGTTCGACGTCGGCGGGGGTGCGAGCGACAGGCGTGCGCGAACTCACCGGCACACCTTCCCACGTCCGGCCGCCCCCGGAACCACACGTTATGCGGACGTTACGGTGCCGCCACCGCTGACCGGGTCAGGTGGTGGGTGTCACGCCGGTGCGCACGGCGAGCACGGCGAGCCGCACCCGGTTCGCACAGTCCGTCTTGGTCATCAGGCTGGCGACGTGGGTCTTCACCGTGGTCAGCCCGAGATGCAGCCGCTCGGCGATCTCGGCGTTGGAGTGCCCGGCACCGACCAGGGCGAGGACCTCTCGCTCCCGCGCCGTGAGCCGAGGCGGTTCGGCCTCGGGGACCGCGTGGGTGCGGGATCGGACCGCGTGGTCGACGAGCCGGCGAAGGACCGCATGGCTGAACGCACTGTCGCCCGCGGCCGCCTTGCGTATCGCGTCGAGCAGGTCGTGCGGCGACATGTCCTTGACGAGGAACCCGCTGGCACCGGCGGTGAGCGCCGGGTAGAGGTGGTCGTCGTCGTCGAAGGTGGTCAGCGCCACCACCCGGGTCGACGGGCGAGCGGCGAGGATCCGTGTGGTGGCGGTGATGCCGTCCATGCCGGGCATCTGCAGGTCCATCAGGACGACGTCGGGCTGCAGCTCGTCGGCCAGGCGCACGGCGGTGCGTCCGTCCTCGGCCTCGCCGA is a genomic window of Streptosporangiales bacterium containing:
- a CDS encoding DUF4129 domain-containing protein, producing the protein MSYRNVSRHARATFAALVVAALVGLVAFAASSGSPVTSSRLPLVQATETAASVAVTSPPDTTPALVGPTLSIVILVVACVAVGAPVVYFLVRFVLLLLGIRRSTDVKGQRWDDEEVRLDGGEVLADPARAERLLQGVDAGLAELGATDPRRAVMECWVRLEHAARDLDVARRPEETASDLAVRVLAAHHVRRDPLDGLLGLYHEARYSPHDITAGEVEAARSALGELRADLLAIRAGART
- a CDS encoding uracil-DNA glycosylase, with the translated sequence MTCGSGGGRTWEGVPVSSRTPVARTPADVERLAAVAGSVAELDATLCSCRACPRLVEWRERVASERRRAYAGETYWGRPVPGLGDPDAPVLVVGLAPAAHGANRTGRMFTGDRSGEWLFRAMHRAGLANQPHGTHAADGLRLLGARIVAPVHCAPPANKPTPEERDTCEPWLVRELELSRPTVRAVIALGSFGWQVTWHALRRAGYPLPAKRAAFAHGVEVEAPERRLLLGSYHPSQQNTFTGRLTEPMFDAVFARAVEHVAATGER
- a CDS encoding response regulator, with amino-acid sequence MIRVLLVDDQRLVRAGLRMLCEPAKDISVVGEAEDGRTAVRLADELQPDVVLMDLQMPGMDGITATTRILAARPSTRVVALTTFDDDDHLYPALTAGASGFLVKDMSPHDLLDAIRKAAAGDSAFSHAVLRRLVDHAVRSRTHAVPEAEPPRLTAREREVLALVGAGHSNAEIAERLHLGLTTVKTHVASLMTKTDCANRVRLAVLAVRTGVTPTT